In Fluviicola taffensis DSM 16823, the following are encoded in one genomic region:
- a CDS encoding DUF2971 domain-containing protein gives MSQLQVTQEKYIYKYFPINEFLFRVLINNELFFANPFNFNDPFDCQFQLNLIEGSEAEQEWNRNLDSVLTESDHLLIDRLNLRNNLASGLTPHFIEGVSKLIGVTCFSEKPDNFLMWSHYGASHSGVCLKFDWRMHKEYFQGTRVVYEDNLPVAEYSSSQGFQDQIPRIVLTKLTHWSYENEVRSVITTENNKRTPSFNPKSLSGVIFGDKTNNTDIELIKRIIALHGEYSNIEFYKANLLRTESRINISKLE, from the coding sequence ATGAGTCAATTACAAGTAACTCAAGAAAAGTATATTTATAAGTACTTTCCAATAAATGAATTTCTATTTCGCGTTTTAATAAATAACGAATTGTTTTTTGCTAATCCATTTAATTTTAATGATCCCTTTGATTGTCAATTTCAACTTAATCTAATAGAAGGCTCAGAAGCGGAACAAGAATGGAATCGAAATTTAGATTCAGTTTTGACTGAGTCCGATCATCTTTTGATAGACCGACTTAACTTGAGAAATAATTTAGCATCAGGTTTAACTCCACATTTTATTGAAGGAGTATCTAAACTGATTGGAGTAACATGCTTTTCAGAAAAACCAGATAATTTTTTAATGTGGTCTCATTATGGTGCAAGTCATTCTGGAGTTTGTTTAAAATTTGATTGGAGAATGCATAAAGAATATTTTCAAGGAACACGCGTTGTTTACGAAGACAATTTGCCCGTTGCAGAATATTCATCGAGTCAAGGGTTTCAAGATCAAATTCCAAGAATTGTTCTAACTAAATTAACCCATTGGTCATATGAAAATGAGGTCCGATCAGTTATTACTACTGAAAACAACAAAAGAACACCTTCCTTTAATCCTAAATCACTTTCTGGAGTCATATTCGGAGATAAAACAAATAATACAGATATTGAGCTTATAAAGAGAATTATCGCATTACATGGTGAATATTCCAATATTGAATTTTATAAAGCCAATTTACTTAGAACGGAAAGTCGAATTAATATCTCTAAGTTAGAGTGA
- a CDS encoding C40 family peptidase: MKGLLILGVLCFSSLSLFGQVKALDKLEVLYDQGHYKMVFRKANNLLDQPDYDYSYKPEFYKSLALFQLADRGLWGQIHPKALQEARELFSNVLSTPEGIKVFNTHLNHVAQLKRDLVKKALNYKSEGKQAKYDEIQQILFGLFDRIPDLDVPGEINAPVVDAPEVKETVATSVEREEIVKIAKKQLGVPYKWAGVDSKGFDCSGFTSFVMKEFKVTLSRRAEDQYNSSVKVKQKNAQKGDLVFFNNGSGISHVGIVISAKGEPLTMIHASSSKGVIITNIEDSEYWLKRLYAIGTYVKGE, translated from the coding sequence ATGAAAGGTTTATTGATATTAGGAGTTTTATGTTTTAGTTCACTAAGTTTATTCGGACAAGTGAAGGCATTGGATAAATTGGAAGTCTTGTATGATCAAGGACATTATAAAATGGTTTTTCGGAAAGCGAATAATTTGTTGGATCAACCTGATTATGATTATTCGTATAAACCTGAATTCTATAAGAGTTTGGCTTTGTTTCAATTAGCTGATAGAGGACTGTGGGGACAAATTCATCCGAAAGCCTTACAAGAAGCCCGAGAATTATTTAGCAATGTTTTATCAACCCCTGAAGGGATTAAAGTTTTCAATACGCATTTGAATCATGTAGCTCAATTAAAAAGAGATTTGGTTAAGAAGGCTTTGAATTACAAATCGGAAGGGAAACAAGCCAAATACGATGAAATCCAACAAATTTTGTTTGGCTTATTTGATCGTATTCCAGATTTAGATGTCCCTGGGGAAATTAACGCTCCAGTAGTTGATGCGCCAGAAGTCAAAGAAACAGTTGCAACGTCTGTGGAACGAGAAGAAATTGTAAAAATCGCTAAGAAACAGTTGGGAGTGCCATACAAATGGGCTGGCGTAGATTCAAAAGGTTTTGATTGTAGTGGATTTACTTCATTTGTGATGAAAGAATTTAAAGTTACTTTAAGTCGCAGAGCAGAAGATCAATACAATTCTTCGGTGAAAGTGAAGCAGAAGAATGCGCAAAAAGGAGATTTGGTGTTCTTTAATAATGGATCAGGTATTTCACACGTAGGAATCGTCATTTCTGCAAAAGGAGAACCTTTGACGATGATTCATGCGAGTTCAAGTAAAGGTGTAATCATTACAAATATTGAAGATTCGGAATACTGGTTGAAGCGGCTTTATGCGATCGGGACGTATGTGAAAGGAGAATGA